One Balaenoptera musculus isolate JJ_BM4_2016_0621 chromosome 13, mBalMus1.pri.v3, whole genome shotgun sequence genomic region harbors:
- the MYCN gene encoding N-myc proto-oncogene protein, producing the protein MPSCTASTMPGMICKNPDLEFDSLQPCFYPDEDDFYFGGPDSTPPGEDIWKKFELLPTPPLSPSRAFPEHSPEPPNWATEMLLPEADLWGNPAEEDAFGLGGLGGLTPNPVILQDCMWSGFSAREKLERAVSEKLQHGRPPAAGPAVPAPGAGATSPAGRGHSVVAAGPGRAGAALPAELAHPAAECVDPAVVFPFPVNKREPAAAPAAPAGVPAAGAAVASGASAAAPAGAPVAALPRTGGRLASGGDHKALSTSGEDTLSDSDDEDDEEEDEEEEIDVVTVEKRRSSSNSKAVTTFTITVRPKSAALGPGRAPSGELILKRCVPIHQQHNYAAPSPFVESEDAPPQKKIKSEASPRPLKSVIPPKAKSLSPRNSDSEDSERRRNHNILERQRRNDLRSSFLTLRDHVPELVKNEKAAKVVILKKATEYVHSLQAEEHQLLLEKEKLQARQQQLLKKMEHARTC; encoded by the exons ATGCCGAGCTGCACCGCGTCCACCATGCCGGGGATGATCTGCAAGAACCCGGACCTCGAGTTTGACTCTCTGCAGCCCTGCTTCTACCCGGACGAAGATGACTTCTACTTCGGCGGCCCCGACTCGACCCCCCCGGGGGAGGACATCTGGAAGAAGTTTGAGCTGTTGCCCACGCCCCCGCTGTCGCCCAGCCGTGCCTTCCCGGAGCACAGCCCGGAGCCCCCGAACTGGGCCACCGAGATGCTGCTGCCCGAGGCCGACCTGTGGGGCAACCCGGCCGAGGAGGACGCGTTCGGCCTGGGGGGCCTGGGCGGCCTCACGCCCAACCCGGTCATCCTCCAGGACTGCATGTGGAGCGGCTTCTCGGCCCGCGAGAAGCTGGAGCGCGCGGTGAGCGAGAAGCTGCAGCACGGCCGGCCGCCCGCCGCGGGGCCCGCGGTCCCGGCCCCGGGCGCGGGCGCCACCAGCCCCGCGGGCCGCGGGCACAGCGTAGTGGCTGCGGGGCCGGGCCGCGCCGGGGCCGCCCTGCCCGCCGAGCTCGCCCACCCGGCCGCCGAGTGCGTGGATCCCGCCGTGGTCTTCCCGTTCCCGGTGAACAAGCGCGAGCCCGCGGCGGCGCCCGCCGCCCCGGCCGGTGTCCCAGCGGCGGGGGCCGCGGTCGCCTCGGGGGCGAGCGCCGCAGCCCCAGCGGGCGCCCCAGTAGCCGCTCTTCCGCGCACCGGCGGCCGCCTGGCCAGCGGCGGTGACCACAAAGCCCTCAGCACCTCCGGAGAGGACACCCTGAGCGACTCAG ATGATGAAGATGACGAGGAGGAAGACGAAGAGGAGGAAATCGACGTAGTGACTGTGGAGAAGAGGCGGTCCTCTTCCAACAGCAAGGCCGTCACCACCTTTACCATCACCGTGCGTCCCAAGAGCGCGGCCCTGGGACCTGGGAGGGCCCCGTCGGGTGAGCTGATCCTCAAGCGCTGCGTCCCCATCCACCAGCAGCACAACTACGCCGCCCCGTCTCCCTTCGTGGAGAGCGAGGACGCGCCGCCCCAGAAGAAGATAAAGAGCGAAGCATCCCCGCGTCCCCTCAAGAGCGTCATCCCCCCAAAGGCCAAGAGCTTGAGCCCGCGCAACTCTGACTCGGAGGACAGCGAACGCCGTCGGAACCACAACATCCTGGAGCGCCAGCGCCGCAACGACCTGCGGTCCAGCTTCCTCACGCTCAGGGACCACGTGCCAGAGCTGGTGAAGAACGAGAAGGCCGCCAAGGTGGTCATCTTGAAAAAGGCCACCGAGTACGTCCACTCCCTCCAGGCCGAGGAGCACCAGCTTTTGCTGGAGAAGGAGAAGCTGCAGGCAAGACAGCAGCAGTTGCTAAAGAAAATGGAACACGCTCGGACTTGCTAA